Proteins from a genomic interval of Nocardia sp. BMG51109:
- a CDS encoding LuxR C-terminal-related transcriptional regulator, whose amino-acid sequence MATETAIAYESLPGIRELFRELDSAGPDPLVQLIRGRSGTGKSTLLAAIRSRLRGRGIGTSGGVIGTFDSIAESADPRSPLIVDDAHTLPPDELAKLCAAVESGCRTVIIATQPRPHVPALRALTDAVARHGRVIEQRPLGVTDIAPFARELGMMVPRPVAQHIHERTAGIHGGVLAALSAASTTRLDAGFEAVDAAVTTWARALLDDTGHDLLDAFVIAATGAGLDPTELTEVLDTTDAAAVDLIDRARASALVTDADLLLAPAVAPLRTLVGDRRFLMVLRRLLQSRLAAGLLRDNTALLLAESGVRDPRLAEFLCAAAEKAGGDAVRYYRAAAAGGTGTGWQPAPAMTVRWAEAAARLGDGDRALRLTEPILAAADSPVPELAAAVRVCAGVWTRRGLVSRAAQLYSWLGPHRVGADWAVGATVFYLAGDVESAAAMSASAALWPPTETTTRASVISSALARSLGLPDHTKSGANGSRSPSAPDGSAAHGTGDPAAVRDPAALRDSAALHDSAAVRTEPDELPVADPAAPASGDDFTPVRTPSEPVVPERNSVLSAASELIRASRADIAVAGADRFLPCAAVSIATLLCLSMGEPRRAADALRSSAPRPEPSGATRITAPNRAPAQAHDPHLLVLSAWTSMLGGDEQSAAQIVAALDFDALPVRDRLLAHGVRVGLARRGGDRSALTPAWQAAYPLFDEVGADLLTLLPIGELWLAGIRLRDESRVTPLVDAARTLLHRLGDPPAWANAFHWYAVQAAIARESPDELLLPAQRLRAAARTGDAHAAALADAGRTWVLILRGRVAPDEVSAAVRRLAGIGMVWDAARLAGEAALAIDDSDAATALLKLARTIRTEARPLELPIRPPEPAHAPRPDPAAGSDILSEREREVAELVLLGLTYREIGARLYISAKTVEHHVARIRRRIGAGSRSELLSMLRAMGHGSLLV is encoded by the coding sequence GTGGCGACTGAAACAGCGATCGCGTACGAATCGCTGCCGGGAATTCGGGAATTGTTCCGTGAGCTGGATTCGGCAGGTCCGGATCCGCTCGTCCAGCTGATCCGGGGCCGCTCCGGGACGGGGAAGTCGACGCTGCTGGCGGCGATCCGGAGCAGGCTGCGCGGGCGCGGCATCGGCACGTCCGGCGGCGTCATCGGCACGTTCGACAGCATCGCGGAGAGCGCCGATCCACGGTCGCCGCTGATCGTCGACGACGCGCACACCCTGCCCCCGGACGAGCTGGCGAAGCTCTGCGCGGCCGTCGAATCCGGTTGCCGCACAGTGATTATCGCCACCCAGCCGCGGCCGCACGTGCCGGCCCTGCGTGCCCTCACCGACGCGGTGGCGCGACACGGCCGGGTCATCGAACAGCGGCCGCTGGGCGTGACCGATATCGCCCCGTTCGCGCGGGAACTGGGCATGATGGTGCCGCGGCCCGTCGCACAGCACATCCACGAGCGCACCGCCGGCATCCACGGCGGCGTGCTGGCCGCGCTGTCGGCGGCCTCCACCACCCGCCTGGACGCGGGCTTCGAGGCGGTCGATGCGGCCGTGACGACGTGGGCGCGGGCCCTGCTCGACGACACCGGGCACGACCTGCTGGACGCGTTCGTCATCGCGGCCACCGGCGCCGGCCTGGACCCCACCGAGCTCACCGAGGTGCTGGACACGACCGACGCCGCCGCCGTCGACCTCATCGATCGAGCCCGCGCGAGCGCCCTGGTGACCGACGCCGACCTGCTGCTCGCCCCGGCGGTGGCCCCGCTGCGCACGCTGGTGGGCGATCGCCGCTTCCTGATGGTGCTGCGGCGGCTGCTGCAATCCCGGCTGGCCGCCGGTCTGCTGCGCGACAACACCGCGCTGCTGCTGGCCGAGTCCGGCGTGCGCGATCCGAGACTGGCCGAATTCCTGTGCGCCGCAGCCGAAAAGGCGGGCGGCGACGCCGTCCGCTACTACCGCGCGGCCGCCGCCGGCGGCACCGGGACGGGATGGCAGCCGGCACCGGCGATGACGGTCCGCTGGGCCGAGGCCGCCGCCCGGCTCGGCGACGGCGACCGGGCCCTGCGCCTGACCGAACCGATCCTGGCCGCCGCCGACAGCCCGGTGCCCGAGCTGGCCGCGGCCGTGCGCGTCTGTGCCGGCGTGTGGACCCGGCGCGGCCTGGTGTCCCGGGCCGCCCAGCTGTATTCGTGGCTCGGCCCGCATCGCGTCGGCGCGGACTGGGCCGTCGGGGCCACCGTGTTCTACCTGGCCGGCGATGTGGAGTCGGCCGCCGCGATGTCCGCGTCGGCGGCGCTGTGGCCCCCGACCGAGACCACCACGCGCGCGAGCGTGATCTCCTCCGCCCTGGCCCGATCCCTCGGCCTCCCGGACCACACGAAGTCCGGCGCGAACGGGTCCCGATCGCCGTCCGCACCGGACGGATCGGCCGCCCACGGCACCGGCGATCCGGCAGCAGTCCGCGATCCGGCGGCACTGCGCGACTCAGCGGCACTGCACGATTCAGCGGCAGTGCGCACCGAGCCCGACGAACTCCCCGTCGCGGACCCGGCGGCACCGGCGTCCGGCGACGATTTCACGCCGGTCCGCACCCCGTCCGAACCGGTTGTCCCCGAACGTAATTCGGTCCTGTCGGCGGCCTCGGAACTGATCCGGGCGTCCCGCGCCGATATCGCGGTGGCCGGCGCCGATCGCTTCCTGCCGTGCGCCGCGGTATCGATCGCCACGCTGCTGTGCCTGAGCATGGGCGAACCGCGCCGCGCCGCCGACGCCCTGCGCTCCTCGGCGCCCCGCCCGGAACCGTCCGGGGCAACGCGCATCACCGCACCGAACCGCGCACCGGCCCAGGCCCACGACCCGCACCTGCTGGTGCTGTCGGCGTGGACCTCGATGCTCGGCGGCGACGAGCAGTCGGCCGCGCAGATCGTCGCGGCGCTGGATTTCGACGCGCTCCCCGTTCGCGACCGGTTGCTCGCGCACGGCGTCCGGGTCGGGCTGGCCCGGCGCGGCGGCGACCGGTCCGCGCTGACGCCGGCCTGGCAGGCGGCCTACCCGCTGTTCGACGAGGTAGGCGCCGACCTGCTGACGCTGCTGCCGATCGGCGAGCTGTGGCTGGCCGGAATCAGGCTGCGCGACGAGAGCCGGGTGACGCCGCTGGTGGATGCCGCCCGAACGCTGCTGCACCGCCTGGGCGATCCACCGGCCTGGGCGAACGCCTTCCACTGGTACGCGGTCCAGGCGGCGATCGCGCGCGAGAGCCCCGACGAATTACTGCTTCCCGCACAGCGATTACGGGCGGCGGCGCGGACCGGCGATGCGCACGCCGCGGCGCTGGCCGACGCGGGACGCACCTGGGTGCTGATCCTGCGCGGCCGGGTCGCCCCGGATGAGGTGTCCGCCGCGGTGCGCCGCCTGGCCGGTATCGGCATGGTCTGGGACGCCGCCCGGCTGGCCGGCGAGGCGGCGCTGGCCATCGACGATTCGGACGCCGCCACCGCCCTGCTGAAGCTGGCCCGCACCATTCGCACCGAGGCCCGGCCGCTCGAACTGCCGATCCGTCCGCCCGAACCCGCACACGCCCCTCGGCCCGATCCGGCGGCCGGCAGCGACATCCTCAGCGAACGCGAACGCGAGGTCGCCGAACTGGTCCTTCTCGGGCTCACCTATCGGGAAATCGGCGCTCGGCTGTACATCTCGGCGAAGACGGTGGAGCATCATGTCGCGCGGATCCGGCGTCGGATCGGAGCCGGGTCGCGCTCGGAGTTATTGTCGATGCTCCGCGCCATGGGCCACGGCTCGCTGCTCGTGTGA
- a CDS encoding S1 family peptidase, producing MRKLPARRATVKAAAIAFVSTVLVTPWLGSAPALADPAPDTVQLNADQLPPQMAEAITRDLKMSPAEYLDRAARAQQLRDYAREFRSERPDEFAGAWMNPDGKPIMAVTSPEAANAVTSAGYQTRLAPISANNLETSLDQLIGWINGLPREIATAINSVAVDALNNQLVLNVANTPAGHLLNLPTLIANIKVVLSPNGGGPVERRPMGGDTYISAATALDDAELKTVDVCSFGFNSTDAAGNALNISAGHCDPNLDKGDGKADVYLPDVRNLKASPKLGTFVRANVGGNSGLDYSVIQLSDQAVRAGMDQPSVRGANGTTLNLTGTAEPVVGAPICKSGQSSTFTCGFVVADRVETQLFTAEGESKTVRGFASSACTLGGDSGGAIVSGTLALGITSGSNAADAPNCGEANVGLAGYGGTATLGIPIRAILDDINADSGGGVGSGISVRTRPNAG from the coding sequence ATGCGCAAGTTGCCGGCGCGGCGCGCCACGGTCAAAGCTGCCGCGATCGCGTTCGTCTCGACCGTCCTCGTTACGCCCTGGCTGGGTTCGGCGCCCGCGCTGGCCGACCCGGCTCCGGATACCGTGCAGCTCAACGCCGATCAACTGCCGCCGCAGATGGCCGAGGCCATCACCCGCGACCTGAAGATGAGCCCGGCCGAATACCTCGACCGCGCCGCCCGCGCCCAGCAGCTGCGCGACTACGCGCGCGAATTCCGTTCCGAGCGCCCCGACGAATTCGCCGGCGCCTGGATGAATCCCGACGGCAAGCCGATCATGGCGGTCACCTCGCCGGAAGCCGCGAACGCCGTCACCTCCGCCGGCTACCAGACCCGCCTGGCGCCGATCTCCGCGAACAACCTGGAGACCTCCCTCGACCAGCTCATCGGCTGGATCAACGGCCTGCCGCGCGAGATCGCCACGGCCATCAACTCGGTCGCCGTCGACGCCCTGAACAACCAGCTGGTGCTCAACGTCGCCAACACCCCGGCCGGCCACCTGCTGAACCTGCCGACGCTGATCGCCAACATCAAGGTGGTGCTGTCCCCCAACGGCGGCGGACCGGTCGAGCGCCGGCCGATGGGCGGCGACACCTACATCAGCGCGGCGACCGCGCTCGACGACGCCGAATTGAAGACCGTGGACGTCTGCTCGTTCGGCTTCAACAGCACCGACGCCGCCGGCAACGCGTTGAATATCAGTGCGGGACATTGCGATCCGAACCTGGACAAGGGCGACGGCAAGGCCGACGTGTACCTGCCCGACGTGCGCAACCTCAAGGCCAGCCCGAAGCTCGGCACGTTCGTGCGCGCCAATGTCGGCGGCAACAGCGGCCTGGACTACTCGGTGATCCAGCTGAGCGATCAGGCGGTCCGGGCCGGCATGGACCAGCCGTCGGTGCGCGGCGCCAACGGCACCACCCTCAACCTGACCGGCACCGCCGAACCGGTGGTGGGCGCGCCGATCTGCAAGTCCGGCCAATCCTCCACGTTCACCTGCGGTTTCGTCGTCGCCGACCGGGTCGAGACGCAGTTGTTCACCGCAGAGGGCGAATCCAAGACCGTCCGCGGCTTCGCCAGCTCGGCCTGCACACTGGGCGGCGACAGCGGCGGCGCGATCGTGTCCGGCACGCTGGCCCTCGGGATCACCAGCGGATCGAATGCGGCCGACGCACCGAACTGCGGCGAGGCCAACGTCGGGCTCGCCGGCTACGGCGGCACCGCGACGCTCGGCATTCCGATCCGAGCGATCCTCGACGACATCAACGCCGACTCCGGCGGCGGAGTCGGCTCCGGAATCTCGGTGCGCACCCGCCCGAATGCCGGGTGA
- a CDS encoding zinc-binding dehydrogenase: MKAVVCSGGELEVADVAAPRPGRGQLVIDVRRCGICGSDLHARVHCDELADLAAATGYGNFMRSEQRVVLGHEFCGEVAEYGPGCRKRWRGGTPVVALPVLRHGRQPELTGLSAAAPGGYAEQVVVQESMTFPVPNGLPAEHAALTEPMAVAWHAVRKGRIGKRQNAFVIGCGPIGLAVISLLRAAGVTSIVASDLSPRRRELAARCGADVVVDPAAASPWDAAPRKSRVTGAADLLNLGFDAMERLRRLPNLPWWYLFRLAHTLNAAPGGPVIFECVGVPGIIDQIVAAAPPMSRVVVVGVCMEADRIHPAMAVNKEIELRFAFGYDPGEFRDTLHMIADGKIDPAPLITGTVGLDGVRDAFAALGDPEEHAKILIDPAGTGGI; the protein is encoded by the coding sequence ATGAAGGCGGTGGTCTGTTCCGGGGGCGAGCTCGAGGTCGCCGACGTCGCGGCGCCGCGGCCGGGGCGCGGGCAGTTGGTGATCGATGTGCGGCGGTGCGGGATCTGCGGCTCCGACCTGCACGCCCGGGTGCACTGCGACGAACTCGCGGACCTGGCCGCGGCCACGGGGTACGGCAACTTCATGCGGTCGGAGCAGCGGGTCGTGCTCGGGCACGAATTCTGCGGGGAGGTAGCCGAATACGGGCCGGGATGCCGCAAGCGGTGGCGGGGCGGCACGCCCGTGGTGGCGCTGCCGGTCCTGCGCCACGGGCGGCAACCGGAGCTGACGGGTCTGTCGGCGGCGGCGCCCGGCGGGTACGCCGAACAGGTCGTGGTGCAGGAGTCGATGACCTTCCCGGTGCCGAACGGGTTGCCGGCCGAGCACGCCGCGCTCACCGAGCCGATGGCGGTGGCCTGGCACGCGGTACGAAAAGGCCGGATCGGCAAGCGGCAGAACGCGTTCGTGATCGGCTGCGGCCCGATCGGGCTCGCGGTGATCAGCCTGCTGCGGGCCGCCGGGGTGACATCGATTGTGGCCAGTGATCTCTCGCCGCGCCGCCGGGAACTCGCCGCCCGGTGCGGCGCCGACGTCGTCGTCGATCCCGCCGCCGCATCACCGTGGGACGCCGCGCCGCGCAAGAGCCGCGTCACCGGCGCGGCCGACCTGCTGAATCTGGGCTTCGACGCGATGGAACGGCTGCGGCGGCTGCCGAACCTACCGTGGTGGTACCTGTTCCGGCTGGCGCACACACTGAACGCGGCGCCGGGCGGGCCGGTGATCTTCGAATGCGTCGGCGTTCCCGGGATCATCGATCAGATCGTCGCGGCCGCCCCGCCGATGTCTCGCGTCGTGGTGGTCGGCGTCTGCATGGAGGCCGATCGGATCCATCCGGCCATGGCGGTCAACAAGGAGATCGAACTGCGCTTCGCCTTCGGTTACGACCCGGGCGAGTTCCGCGACACCCTGCACATGATCGCCGACGGCAAGATCGACCCCGCCCCGCTGATCACCGGCACGGTCGGCCTGGACGGCGTGCGCGACGCCTTCGCCGCGCTCGGCGACCCGGAGGAGCACGCCAAGATCCTCATCGATCCCGCCGGTACCGGCGGGATCTGA
- a CDS encoding S1 family peptidase, producing MLLPRTRPSSSAVGRNPRTRLRKAAVVASAAALVLGPMAATASAEPAPAPNLPADLATAVARDLKISPDEYLHRADVAQQVGTFATTAQRQFPQAFAGAWLDDAGKGVVALAPGQGSDAARTAAQDAGFQVKDVAKSETVLRGEKNAFQQWLSTQPEPVAAAVRGVVVDTVNNSIAVRVDKPGLPLPGFVDPAHVIVMAAPPVGPEQSETAATPIAGEQGPGPYAAGDGYASVAGRMKLVCSSGFNGTDRNDNVVNITAGHCDPNIPAAGTANAPGMFELLPGNKTGAQLGTFEKSVLGAQDYSIVSINDDARDRFSNNTVRVPGQAPIAITGVAAPVVGAPVCKSGSRTGFSCGVVNAVDQTVDVDERQLTQAFSANICALPGDSGGPIVTGTQALGISSASSVADFPICEIPNLIGALTGDAPQLFAQPLTTVLSDNPGLRVRTS from the coding sequence ATGCTCCTGCCACGCACCCGCCCGTCGTCGTCCGCCGTGGGACGAAATCCGCGTACCCGTCTCCGCAAGGCCGCCGTCGTAGCCTCGGCGGCCGCCCTGGTCCTGGGACCGATGGCGGCGACGGCCTCCGCGGAGCCGGCCCCGGCGCCGAACCTGCCGGCCGATCTGGCCACGGCCGTAGCCCGGGATCTGAAGATCTCCCCCGACGAGTACCTGCACCGCGCCGATGTCGCGCAGCAGGTCGGCACGTTCGCCACCACCGCGCAGCGGCAGTTCCCCCAGGCCTTCGCGGGAGCCTGGCTGGACGACGCCGGCAAGGGTGTGGTGGCGCTGGCACCGGGGCAGGGCTCCGACGCCGCCCGCACGGCCGCGCAGGATGCCGGCTTCCAGGTCAAGGACGTGGCCAAGAGCGAGACGGTGCTGCGCGGCGAGAAGAACGCCTTCCAGCAGTGGCTGTCGACCCAGCCGGAGCCGGTCGCCGCGGCGGTGCGCGGCGTGGTCGTCGACACGGTCAACAACAGCATCGCGGTGCGGGTGGACAAGCCCGGCCTGCCGCTGCCCGGCTTCGTCGACCCGGCGCACGTGATCGTGATGGCCGCGCCGCCGGTGGGCCCCGAGCAGTCCGAGACGGCGGCCACCCCGATCGCCGGCGAGCAGGGCCCCGGCCCGTACGCGGCCGGTGACGGCTACGCGTCGGTCGCGGGCCGGATGAAGCTGGTCTGCTCGTCCGGGTTCAACGGCACGGACCGCAACGACAACGTCGTGAACATCACCGCCGGCCACTGCGACCCGAATATCCCGGCGGCCGGTACCGCCAACGCACCGGGCATGTTCGAGCTGCTGCCGGGCAACAAGACCGGCGCGCAGCTGGGCACGTTCGAGAAGTCGGTACTCGGTGCGCAGGACTACTCGATCGTGTCGATCAACGACGATGCGCGGGATCGGTTCTCCAACAACACGGTTCGCGTCCCGGGCCAGGCCCCGATCGCGATCACCGGCGTGGCGGCCCCGGTGGTCGGCGCCCCGGTCTGCAAGTCGGGTTCGCGCACCGGCTTCTCCTGCGGCGTGGTGAACGCCGTCGACCAGACGGTGGACGTCGACGAGCGTCAGCTCACCCAGGCGTTCTCGGCCAACATCTGCGCCCTGCCGGGTGACAGCGGCGGCCCGATCGTGACGGGCACCCAGGCGCTCGGCATCTCCAGCGCCTCCTCGGTGGCCGACTTCCCGATCTGCGAGATCCCGAACCTGATCGGCGCCCTGACCGGCGACGCCCCCCAGTTGTTCGCGCAGCCGTTGACCACGGTGCTGTCCGACAACCCGGGCCTGCGGGTGCGCACCAGCTGA
- a CDS encoding endonuclease → MSRGDGDNGDVVRALLERAGTSYASEAGIKLADQPAPLFQLLMLAKLLSTRISAEIAVAAAKELIRSGYTTPRKVADADWQELVDALGRAHYKRYDESTATRLGVNASLLLDKYHGDLRKLAEEADHDPSRLAELLKQFNGIGPVGADIFLREVQDVWTWVRPHFDERARKGAEKLHLPTDPKALDRLGSRGHDAELAAALVRISLDPDLADEVAAATH, encoded by the coding sequence ATGAGTCGAGGCGATGGCGACAATGGCGACGTCGTGCGTGCGCTGCTCGAACGCGCGGGGACCAGCTATGCCTCCGAGGCCGGGATCAAGCTGGCGGATCAGCCCGCCCCGCTGTTCCAGTTGCTCATGCTGGCCAAGCTGCTGAGCACGCGGATCTCGGCGGAGATCGCGGTGGCGGCGGCGAAGGAGTTGATCCGCTCCGGCTACACCACTCCGCGCAAGGTCGCCGATGCCGACTGGCAGGAGCTGGTCGATGCTCTCGGCCGCGCCCACTACAAGCGCTACGACGAGTCCACGGCCACCCGGCTCGGCGTCAACGCGTCGCTGCTGCTGGACAAATACCACGGCGACCTGCGCAAGCTGGCCGAGGAAGCCGATCACGATCCGAGCCGCCTCGCCGAACTGCTGAAACAGTTCAACGGCATCGGCCCGGTCGGCGCCGACATCTTCCTGCGGGAGGTCCAGGACGTCTGGACCTGGGTGCGCCCGCACTTCGACGAGCGCGCCCGTAAGGGCGCCGAGAAGCTGCACCTGCCCACCGACCCGAAGGCTCTCGATCGCCTCGGCTCCCGAGGCCACGACGCCGAGCTGGCCGCGGCCCTGGTGCGGATCAGCCTCGACCCGGACCTGGCCGACGAGGTCGCCGCGGCCACGCACTGA